The sequence GCCGCTGCCTGGCCGTCACACCCCTATTGTACCGGGGTCACGGCCGCCTCGTCCTCCTCGCCGGTGCGGATGCGGTAGACCTTCTCTACGGGGATGACGAAGACCTTTCCGTCCCCTACTTCCCCGGTGCGGGCCGCCTTCAGGATGGCCTCCACCGTGGGCTTGACGAAGGGCTCGGAGAC comes from Thermus aquaticus and encodes:
- a CDS encoding P-II family nitrogen regulator, translated to VSEPFVKPTVEAILKAARTGEVGDGKVFVIPVEKVYRIRTGEEDEAAVTPVQ